Proteins encoded by one window of Pelorhabdus rhamnosifermentans:
- a CDS encoding LCP family protein — MAAQIENPIVPQRKNKIKRIAIIVALLVTFITVIAGAFFLGLHSQDSPIVSQIITHKKINILLLGINKRKDDPGRSNVTCVVTVDTDTKNVSMLWVPRDSRVKIPGYEPNKIGHAYAYGGPKLSEQTVSELLGIPIDYYVAINMDGFKKVIDALGGVDINVDKRMYYYDPYDEGEVDNDGLIDLQPGLQHMDGNTALQYVRFRHDEMGDIGRIERQQKFAKALLDDIMSPSIITKLPGVIQEANSVFQTDMPVSQMLSLSKVITDAYKQGIQTDMVSGRPVYIDEISYWLPDIVAMRKKIAEIQGITINEDYLVSAQMLANEYEAALPKDTKVAEASHSSASDTTSISTTAKTSTNSTIPTTSSKSKSTTAKMNIQSDTASNRAPSSSSASIPASAETANEVARKSAANTAAK; from the coding sequence TTGGCGGCGCAAATAGAAAATCCTATCGTTCCACAGAGAAAAAATAAGATAAAACGCATAGCTATTATCGTAGCTCTGTTAGTTACTTTTATAACTGTTATTGCAGGAGCATTTTTTTTAGGATTGCATAGTCAGGATAGTCCAATTGTGAGTCAAATCATAACGCATAAAAAAATTAATATTTTATTGTTAGGCATTAATAAAAGGAAAGATGACCCTGGGCGTTCTAACGTTACTTGTGTAGTTACTGTGGATACAGATACCAAAAATGTGTCTATGTTGTGGGTACCGCGCGATAGTCGGGTGAAAATTCCTGGTTATGAGCCGAATAAAATTGGTCATGCTTATGCTTATGGTGGGCCTAAACTTTCGGAGCAGACGGTCTCAGAGTTGTTAGGCATTCCTATTGATTATTATGTAGCTATTAATATGGATGGGTTTAAAAAAGTGATTGATGCCTTAGGTGGCGTGGATATCAATGTAGATAAAAGGATGTATTATTATGATCCTTATGATGAGGGCGAAGTCGATAATGATGGTCTTATTGATTTGCAGCCTGGTTTACAGCATATGGATGGCAATACAGCGTTGCAATATGTTCGGTTTCGTCATGATGAAATGGGAGATATTGGTCGAATTGAGCGCCAGCAAAAATTTGCTAAAGCTTTGCTAGACGATATTATGAGTCCGTCGATCATTACTAAATTACCTGGTGTGATTCAGGAAGCAAATTCTGTTTTTCAGACAGATATGCCAGTTAGTCAAATGCTGAGTTTAAGTAAAGTCATCACTGATGCTTATAAGCAAGGCATTCAAACCGATATGGTTTCTGGTCGACCTGTTTATATTGATGAGATTAGTTATTGGTTGCCTGATATTGTTGCAATGAGGAAGAAAATTGCTGAGATTCAAGGAATAACCATCAATGAGGATTATTTGGTATCAGCGCAAATGTTGGCTAATGAATATGAGGCGGCTTTGCCGAAAGATACAAAGGTAGCGGAAGCGTCGCATTCTTCTGCTAGCGATACAACGAGTATATCCACGACTGCTAAAACGTCAACGAATTCAACAATTCCAACAACGAGTAGTAAGTCCAAGTCAACTACGGCTAAGATGAATATTCAGAGTGATACTGCTTCTAACCGAGCTCCAAGTTCAAGTTCAGCTTCAATTCCAGCTTCAGCCGAAACTGCTAACGAAGTAGCCAGGAAAAGCGCAGCGAATACAGCAGCTAAATAA
- a CDS encoding L,D-transpeptidase family protein, whose translation MIKLFSVKINWRKAYFAITSLFLISIILSIAGFEYLDEQELISLSDQFLSAPTGKISIVINISDRVLKLYNDGNLYKKYRIAVGKSSTPTPIGDWIVIWKSYRSGDIFGTRFLGLDVPWGGYGIHGTNRPWSIGHFISQGCIRLCNKDIEELFEWVPVGTSVRIEGERFRSPRILQYEAIGADVVQLQVRLKKLGYLEGRADGFFNKDTEEAVKRFQHDRGLKVSGVADQKLLNLLGL comes from the coding sequence GTGATCAAACTTTTTTCTGTAAAAATCAATTGGCGTAAAGCATATTTTGCGATTACGTCGCTTTTTCTTATTAGTATAATTTTAAGTATTGCAGGATTTGAATATTTAGATGAGCAAGAATTGATTTCTCTTTCTGATCAGTTCCTGTCAGCTCCAACTGGTAAAATATCGATTGTCATCAACATTTCTGATCGCGTTCTAAAATTGTACAATGATGGAAATCTGTATAAAAAGTATCGGATTGCAGTTGGTAAAAGTAGTACGCCAACGCCGATTGGTGACTGGATTGTTATTTGGAAGTCCTATCGATCAGGTGATATTTTTGGAACACGTTTTCTAGGGCTTGATGTGCCATGGGGAGGATATGGAATTCACGGTACGAATCGGCCATGGAGTATTGGACATTTTATTAGTCAAGGCTGTATTCGATTGTGTAATAAGGATATTGAAGAACTTTTTGAATGGGTACCTGTGGGCACATCGGTACGAATTGAAGGTGAAAGGTTTCGCAGTCCGCGTATACTTCAATATGAAGCGATTGGTGCAGATGTAGTCCAGCTCCAAGTAAGACTTAAAAAATTGGGTTATCTCGAAGGAAGAGCGGATGGTTTTTTTAATAAAGATACAGAAGAGGCTGTTAAGCGGTTCCAGCATGATAGGGGACTTAAAGTTAGCGGGGTAGCCGATCAGAAACTTTTAAATTTATTGGGCCTTTAA
- a CDS encoding GntR family transcriptional regulator encodes MNEYGVSAEIAKMKPIRDIIYDYLRHAILNGEIAEGERIVERDFAEKFGASRTPLREAIRKLEMEGLLEYIPRKGAIVKGLGLAEIIEIYSIRQVLEVLAFKAAMSHLSTVEYAALTSILDKLDLVEKKGDVEVVIKGLEKFDEIVLNASKMPQLKEFIRTLQESIRRFRKLNVSNEVRRTEAISEHRAILQAMMNEDIHLMEQLVSQHVEHARQQLLKLVTKKNGKPLV; translated from the coding sequence TTGAATGAGTATGGTGTATCTGCTGAAATTGCAAAAATGAAACCAATACGTGATATTATTTACGATTATCTTCGTCATGCCATCCTTAATGGTGAGATTGCGGAGGGTGAGCGTATTGTAGAACGGGATTTTGCCGAAAAATTTGGGGCAAGTCGTACACCCCTTCGGGAAGCCATCCGTAAGCTTGAGATGGAAGGATTATTGGAGTATATTCCGCGTAAAGGCGCCATAGTCAAAGGACTCGGTTTAGCTGAAATTATAGAAATCTATTCTATCCGCCAAGTTCTTGAAGTTTTAGCTTTTAAAGCTGCTATGTCGCACCTCTCCACAGTGGAATATGCTGCATTGACGTCTATTCTGGATAAGTTAGATCTTGTAGAAAAAAAAGGCGATGTTGAGGTAGTCATTAAAGGTTTGGAAAAATTTGATGAAATTGTCTTGAATGCTAGTAAGATGCCACAGTTAAAAGAGTTTATCCGGACGTTGCAAGAGTCAATTCGGCGGTTTCGCAAACTTAATGTTTCAAATGAAGTCCGTCGTACTGAGGCAATTAGTGAGCATCGAGCTATATTACAGGCTATGATGAATGAAGATATTCATTTGATGGAGCAGTTAGTTTCACAGCATGTCGAGCATGCGCGTCAGCAGTTGCTCAAATTGGTTACGAAGAAAAATGGCAAACCTTTGGTTTAA
- the dcuC gene encoding C4-dicarboxylate transporter DcuC: MLLILGGIIVVVTIYLLIRQVETRMVLFCSGLIMATIAGNPMAGFDAFSHAMKENKLFESIIAVMGFAMVMKVTECDKHLIHLLAKGLKRVGPLLIPGATIVTLFINTSITSSAGCSAAVGSILIPLMISAGIHPAIAGAAIYAGTYGAMFNPGYAQVAIISDVSQQSPMDIVANHFMPLLACGLIGAFSLLFFAYLRKEDKGCSIFDKNVENVNEELKINLMRAIVPIIPLVILILGSTNMVPAFKPLGISHAMIIGVFCAFVVTRVSPAKISKEFWQGVGNSFGHVFGIIICSLVFVGGMNEIGLIKALTNAMIFNPAIAKISSAFGPFILGIMCGSGDASAVAFNKAVTVDAAQFGLSAMNMGSMAAIGGALGRTMSPIAGGLIICATLAGVSPMEVAKRNAPGMVIACIICMLLLLYR, encoded by the coding sequence GTGTTATTGATTTTAGGTGGTATTATTGTTGTCGTTACAATTTATTTATTGATTAGGCAAGTGGAAACACGGATGGTTTTGTTTTGCTCAGGTTTAATCATGGCTACTATCGCCGGGAATCCCATGGCTGGATTTGATGCTTTTTCTCATGCTATGAAAGAAAACAAGCTTTTTGAATCTATTATTGCTGTCATGGGTTTTGCCATGGTCATGAAAGTGACAGAATGTGATAAACATTTGATTCATTTATTGGCTAAAGGATTAAAGCGAGTTGGACCTTTGCTTATACCAGGGGCAACGATTGTTACTTTGTTTATCAATACATCGATTACAAGTTCGGCAGGTTGTTCCGCTGCAGTAGGATCCATTTTAATTCCACTCATGATTTCGGCAGGAATTCATCCGGCTATTGCTGGTGCGGCTATTTATGCGGGAACTTATGGAGCTATGTTTAATCCGGGATATGCACAGGTAGCTATTATTTCCGATGTGTCGCAACAATCGCCGATGGACATTGTTGCCAATCACTTTATGCCTTTATTGGCTTGCGGGCTTATTGGCGCTTTTAGCTTATTATTTTTTGCTTATTTACGTAAGGAAGATAAGGGCTGTAGCATATTTGACAAAAATGTCGAAAATGTGAATGAAGAGTTAAAGATTAATTTAATGCGTGCTATTGTGCCGATCATTCCGTTGGTCATTTTGATTTTGGGTAGTACAAATATGGTTCCGGCTTTTAAACCACTCGGTATTTCTCATGCCATGATTATTGGTGTATTTTGTGCCTTTGTTGTGACGCGTGTCAGCCCGGCAAAGATTTCAAAGGAGTTTTGGCAGGGGGTAGGAAATTCTTTCGGGCATGTTTTTGGTATTATTATTTGTTCCCTTGTGTTTGTAGGTGGCATGAATGAAATTGGGTTAATTAAGGCGTTGACAAATGCCATGATTTTCAATCCAGCCATAGCTAAAATAAGTTCGGCTTTTGGTCCGTTTATATTAGGAATTATGTGTGGATCAGGTGATGCATCAGCTGTTGCTTTTAACAAGGCTGTAACAGTCGATGCGGCTCAATTTGGGTTGTCAGCGATGAATATGGGGAGTATGGCAGCTATTGGTGGCGCTTTAGGGCGAACGATGTCTCCTATAGCTGGTGGATTGATTATTTGTGCTACATTGGCAGGTGTATCGCCGATGGAAGTGGCTAAGCGGAATGCACCTGGTATGGTAATTGCGTGTATTATTTGTATGTTATTGTTATTGTACCGATAA